The following proteins are encoded in a genomic region of Anaerolineae bacterium:
- a CDS encoding S8 family serine peptidase — MNHRALHLLAIVVLVSGLVMMASPLVGVQGASAASALAVSAESAWLAPPAQPRRPPVGASPQIATASEANFYKFDTDLQEKARAGGDELVDVRVIVADQGVHWPEWVQAVPRAVSDEATGLPVWYGRVKAAHLAKLAGLDFVVQASLIERLGPVPRFRDPDLPVPQVTDAMRERLRTLRDRPPVSAAGVQGIAGWWDVGPGHESKKAWNKGYTGDGVRVANIDSGVDFCHPDLYGTWATFDVAAARNYSYGGVPNYLDYFDGWPIALSPFSNYALFFDLWYNGAPTPLNAFAYGFSKFADTRASGVGNTIWFDGKPYITTGTASIFNPVYHIGYHPDTSLEKQWWHERIGVLVVDEDGDGVYETVYVDLNNNRNFRDDKPANKADPTACWDADGDGYYDLSGGLVYFISDGKHWPQMMDWWWDPAGFGMTPPGPGELVAFMFDDPWGPAAAHGTLTASNIVGQGRIDGDPSVFGGDTRPSWKPAGVGGMVQGGGKGAKLIAIGDIYINYTASTEEAWYFASFGVDGFGDTDDGAHITSNSYGESETDNDEWDNRSRLITRLNTRSSWRGFPNTYGQRVAHLFSTGNGAPGYGTNAPPSGSTIIAVGASTQFGSVGWDSISGPDQVVWGDVIPWSNRGPTAVGHLAPHVTADGAFAAGAIASNGWGDGWSAWMAWGGTSRSTPVAAGNLALIYDAWKQRTGQWPTWRQARELLMNGATDQKYDVLVQGAGAVNADKSTDIAGGLYGLHISPEAWYPGDYRGAEFPAFAQIIAPGSSDSQVFTAMNHSPFPITAGLSATYLAKISSYEFNVTAAIAHESPYSFNRPDYLFDVTQYAPGGIPSDTALMVAEIIHPFEEFEPQGDNNVFNNNLWRILWYSWKDVNGDGNLWTDANGNGAVNVGEIDHGEYTRFADGYGAHTYRQVSVKDPRARWKDGIYLGLQHRLRQASVPVSHLRIRVTFYRKAPWTWIAFNVPSVTVSPNSAATFMATVAIPSGTPYGLYEGAIEVSIPTHGPHSGYTTIIPVVINVAFSGDLTAAPITLGGQPRADTRYDNSYVTGPQDWTWRAESGDWRFYFLDQTSTPAAGTRLVVRDEWGDAAPETDLDTLILGPTSGPYQRAQPPFLFSFGDFSTLDPLTFGPYRLEMVASSVNAYLGSGIWNFQTATGGNVEYVVTPLASGLYEVLQHTVRYEGDQFEVPFTKTLSTLVGPTALAYTNYFSDTISFSSNITHEGGLVVEAYGLRDTRTDLTGSIEQDPTNDNYCDWRAGGIYTYTTTLASNVARFTAHVTVGSNDLDLYLLYDADRDGFDCPDDQIAFSINPVGTDDEVTVHFPAGGDYMVVIQGWSVSPSPSPFSWYWIRTDLDNSLVISNEDLAIGPYKDATFDLSNVPGACDDVRADCNDGVLYVGFADAPRLFSIPVTVEYVAADLSSSTKVVSANTALPGDPLTYTIHLVNSSSIHTAAGAVLTDTLPAEVAFGSIVSGGASYDAGLNAVRWSGDIPPASTHTIVYMVTVNADLPDGTFITNTAEVNNGLGHVITIGPARTEIESVDLSASTKEVDQVAAVPGATLLYTITLRNTGPVAATKAVLHDVLPEHTSFVDGSATGGAIYDHGSNAIRWSGSIGASGEHTVKYRVRVAGGLSTGTLITNTAEVGDGLGTTWRTNVVTTRINAADLSRSEKVASSRVVRSGEVVTFTVTIRNTGVVSTEATMVDALPAGLTLVGVPQVISGRGSVISAGNVITWTGTLDAEYNNQAMVRFAAQVGPLSLCQTITNIARLGDGQGGIYEVSATIGGPCWKMYLLPIFRR, encoded by the coding sequence ATGAACCACAGAGCGCTTCATTTGCTGGCGATCGTCGTCCTTGTCAGCGGCCTCGTGATGATGGCCTCACCTCTCGTCGGCGTCCAAGGGGCCTCTGCCGCTTCTGCTCTGGCCGTCTCAGCCGAATCCGCCTGGTTAGCTCCTCCTGCACAGCCCCGTCGGCCTCCCGTCGGCGCTAGCCCTCAGATCGCCACGGCCAGTGAAGCCAATTTCTACAAATTCGATACGGACTTGCAGGAGAAGGCCCGTGCGGGCGGTGACGAGCTCGTGGATGTCCGCGTCATCGTCGCCGACCAGGGAGTGCATTGGCCTGAATGGGTGCAAGCTGTCCCTCGCGCCGTCTCCGATGAGGCGACCGGGCTGCCCGTCTGGTATGGCCGGGTGAAAGCGGCCCATCTGGCCAAGTTGGCCGGCCTGGACTTCGTCGTGCAGGCCAGCCTCATCGAGAGGCTCGGCCCAGTGCCCCGCTTCCGCGATCCCGACCTGCCCGTGCCTCAGGTAACCGACGCCATGCGCGAGCGTCTGCGGACCCTGCGCGATCGCCCGCCCGTCTCTGCCGCCGGCGTACAGGGCATTGCCGGCTGGTGGGATGTCGGGCCGGGCCATGAGTCCAAAAAGGCCTGGAACAAGGGGTACACCGGCGACGGCGTGCGCGTGGCCAATATTGACTCCGGCGTGGATTTCTGCCATCCAGACCTCTACGGTACATGGGCCACGTTTGATGTGGCCGCCGCCCGCAACTACAGCTACGGCGGCGTGCCCAATTATCTGGACTACTTCGATGGTTGGCCCATCGCGCTCAGCCCCTTCTCCAACTACGCTCTCTTCTTCGACCTCTGGTACAACGGCGCGCCGACCCCTCTGAACGCCTTCGCCTACGGCTTCAGCAAGTTCGCTGACACCCGGGCAAGCGGCGTAGGTAACACCATCTGGTTTGACGGCAAGCCCTACATCACCACCGGCACTGCCAGCATCTTTAACCCGGTCTACCACATCGGCTATCATCCGGACACCTCGCTCGAGAAGCAGTGGTGGCATGAGCGCATCGGTGTTCTGGTGGTAGACGAGGACGGCGACGGTGTCTATGAGACCGTCTATGTAGACCTGAACAATAACCGAAACTTTCGCGATGACAAGCCGGCAAACAAGGCTGATCCGACCGCCTGTTGGGATGCCGACGGCGACGGCTATTACGATCTCTCCGGTGGTCTGGTCTACTTTATCTCTGATGGCAAACACTGGCCGCAAATGATGGACTGGTGGTGGGATCCCGCCGGCTTCGGTATGACCCCGCCTGGCCCCGGTGAGCTAGTGGCTTTCATGTTCGACGACCCGTGGGGCCCCGCGGCGGCTCACGGCACCTTGACTGCGAGCAACATCGTCGGCCAGGGCCGCATTGATGGCGATCCCTCCGTCTTTGGTGGCGACACGCGCCCCTCCTGGAAGCCAGCCGGTGTCGGCGGCATGGTGCAGGGCGGCGGCAAGGGTGCCAAGCTGATCGCCATCGGCGACATTTACATCAACTATACCGCCTCCACTGAAGAAGCCTGGTATTTCGCCAGCTTCGGCGTGGATGGATTCGGCGATACCGATGACGGCGCGCATATCACTTCCAACTCGTATGGCGAGTCCGAAACCGATAACGACGAGTGGGACAACCGCTCGCGGCTGATCACCCGCCTGAACACTCGATCCTCCTGGCGCGGTTTTCCCAACACTTATGGCCAGCGCGTGGCGCATCTCTTCTCCACCGGCAACGGCGCGCCCGGCTACGGCACCAACGCGCCCCCCTCCGGTAGCACGATCATCGCTGTCGGCGCTTCGACGCAGTTTGGCTCCGTCGGCTGGGACTCCATCAGCGGGCCGGACCAGGTCGTCTGGGGCGATGTGATCCCCTGGTCCAATCGCGGCCCTACCGCGGTGGGCCATCTGGCGCCCCATGTGACGGCCGACGGCGCCTTCGCGGCGGGCGCTATTGCCTCCAATGGCTGGGGTGACGGCTGGTCGGCCTGGATGGCTTGGGGCGGCACCAGTCGCTCGACTCCGGTAGCCGCTGGCAATCTGGCGCTGATCTACGATGCTTGGAAGCAGCGCACCGGCCAGTGGCCCACTTGGAGACAGGCGCGCGAGCTGCTCATGAACGGCGCTACCGATCAGAAATACGACGTGCTGGTCCAGGGTGCGGGCGCTGTCAACGCTGACAAATCCACCGACATCGCCGGCGGTCTGTATGGCCTCCACATCTCGCCAGAGGCCTGGTATCCCGGTGATTACCGAGGGGCGGAGTTCCCGGCCTTCGCTCAGATCATCGCTCCGGGAAGCAGCGACAGCCAGGTCTTCACCGCTATGAACCATAGCCCGTTCCCGATTACCGCAGGGTTGAGCGCCACCTATCTAGCCAAAATCTCGTCCTATGAGTTCAACGTGACCGCCGCTATCGCCCATGAGAGCCCATACAGCTTCAACCGGCCGGACTATCTGTTCGACGTAACTCAATACGCGCCGGGAGGGATCCCTTCCGATACAGCCCTCATGGTGGCCGAGATCATCCATCCGTTCGAGGAGTTCGAGCCACAAGGGGATAACAACGTCTTCAATAACAACCTGTGGCGTATCCTCTGGTATAGCTGGAAGGACGTGAACGGCGACGGCAACCTGTGGACGGATGCCAACGGCAACGGAGCGGTCAACGTGGGCGAGATCGATCATGGCGAGTACACCCGTTTCGCCGATGGGTACGGTGCCCACACCTATCGGCAGGTCTCGGTGAAGGACCCGCGAGCCCGTTGGAAGGATGGCATCTACCTGGGCCTGCAACATCGCCTCCGCCAGGCTTCGGTGCCAGTCAGCCATCTGCGCATCCGCGTGACTTTCTATAGGAAAGCGCCGTGGACCTGGATCGCCTTCAACGTGCCCTCGGTGACGGTCAGTCCGAACAGCGCGGCCACCTTCATGGCGACGGTGGCGATCCCATCGGGCACCCCGTATGGCCTCTATGAGGGTGCTATCGAGGTGAGCATCCCGACCCATGGCCCGCACAGTGGCTACACCACCATCATCCCAGTGGTGATCAACGTCGCCTTTTCCGGCGATCTAACGGCGGCGCCCATCACGCTGGGTGGCCAGCCCAGGGCCGACACCCGCTACGACAACAGCTACGTGACTGGCCCTCAGGACTGGACCTGGCGCGCCGAGTCCGGCGACTGGCGTTTCTACTTCCTCGACCAGACCAGCACGCCAGCTGCGGGAACTCGCTTGGTGGTGCGGGATGAGTGGGGCGATGCCGCGCCCGAGACGGACCTGGATACGCTGATCCTGGGCCCGACTTCGGGGCCCTATCAGCGCGCCCAGCCGCCCTTCCTGTTCAGCTTCGGCGATTTCTCCACGTTGGATCCTCTCACTTTCGGGCCTTACCGGCTGGAGATGGTCGCCAGCAGCGTGAACGCCTACTTAGGCAGCGGCATCTGGAACTTCCAGACGGCCACCGGCGGCAATGTCGAGTACGTGGTCACCCCGTTGGCCAGTGGCCTGTACGAGGTGCTCCAACACACCGTCCGCTACGAGGGCGACCAGTTCGAGGTGCCCTTCACCAAGACGCTGAGCACGCTCGTCGGTCCCACGGCGCTGGCCTACACGAACTACTTCTCAGATACGATCTCCTTCAGCTCCAACATCACCCACGAAGGCGGGCTGGTGGTCGAGGCATATGGCTTGCGCGACACGCGGACAGACCTGACCGGCTCCATTGAGCAAGATCCCACCAATGATAACTACTGCGACTGGAGGGCCGGCGGCATCTACACCTACACTACCACGCTAGCTTCCAACGTCGCCCGCTTCACGGCTCACGTCACCGTCGGGAGCAACGATCTGGATCTCTATCTGCTGTACGATGCCGATCGGGATGGCTTCGACTGCCCGGATGATCAGATCGCATTCTCGATCAACCCCGTCGGCACCGACGACGAGGTCACCGTGCACTTCCCAGCGGGAGGCGATTACATGGTTGTGATCCAGGGGTGGTCGGTGTCCCCCAGCCCATCTCCGTTCAGCTGGTACTGGATCCGCACGGACCTGGACAACTCGCTGGTGATCAGCAACGAGGACCTTGCGATCGGGCCGTACAAGGACGCCACCTTTGATCTATCCAACGTGCCAGGCGCCTGCGACGATGTGAGGGCCGATTGTAACGACGGCGTCCTTTATGTCGGCTTCGCCGACGCGCCGCGGCTGTTCAGTATCCCGGTCACAGTGGAGTATGTCGCCGCCGATCTGTCCAGCTCAACCAAGGTAGTAAGCGCCAATACAGCTCTGCCAGGTGATCCGTTGACTTACACGATCCACCTGGTCAATTCATCCTCAATCCATACCGCCGCCGGCGCCGTGTTGACTGACACGCTGCCAGCAGAGGTGGCTTTCGGGAGCATTGTGTCCGGCGGCGCAAGCTACGACGCTGGGCTTAACGCAGTACGCTGGAGTGGCGACATCCCGCCAGCGTCCACACACACCATTGTTTACATGGTGACAGTCAACGCCGACCTGCCGGATGGCACCTTCATCACCAATACAGCCGAGGTGAACAACGGCCTAGGGCATGTCATCACTATCGGACCGGCGAGGACGGAGATCGAGTCGGTGGACCTGAGCGCTTCGACCAAGGAGGTTGACCAGGTTGCGGCAGTGCCTGGCGCGACGCTGTTATACACCATCACCCTACGCAACACCGGTCCAGTCGCCGCCACCAAGGCCGTGCTGCATGATGTGCTGCCGGAGCACACGTCCTTTGTGGATGGCAGCGCGACAGGCGGTGCAATCTACGACCATGGTAGTAATGCCATCCGCTGGTCCGGCTCTATCGGCGCTTCCGGTGAGCATACGGTCAAGTACCGGGTGCGGGTAGCGGGCGGGCTGAGCACGGGCACGCTCATCACCAACACGGCGGAGGTGGGCGATGGCCTTGGCACCACATGGCGTACCAACGTGGTGACCACGAGGATCAACGCTGCAGACCTAAGCCGGTCGGAAAAGGTGGCCAGCTCTAGGGTAGTCAGAAGCGGCGAGGTGGTGACCTTCACCGTCACAATCCGCAACACCGGCGTGGTCTCGACGGAGGCCACTATGGTGGATGCACTGCCAGCCGGCTTGACATTGGTGGGCGTGCCTCAAGTGATCAGCGGCCGCGGCTCGGTCATCTCCGCTGGCAATGTGATCACCTGGACCGGCACGTTAGATGCGGAATACAATAATCAAGCGATGGTCCGTTTCGCAGCCCAGGTTGGCCCATTGTCGCTGTGCCAGACCATCACGAACATCGCTCGTCTTGGCGACGGTCAGGGTGGCATCTATGAAGTCTCCGCCACCATCGGCGGGCCATGTTGGAAGATGTACCTGTTGCCGATCTTCAGACGGTAG
- a CDS encoding tetratricopeptide repeat protein, with product MSKLRFTLVFCVFSLLALGSLVGCGRTRSEQVSVVTTSPASEFLDAPTSTSTPTIPFLSSPTASPTATPTPSPTSTPTPTDTPTATPTQPSSQRLSLALQLQIEGQHDRARRLFAELMAAPEDASIVDQARFGLARSYLADGYYQEAAELLAQVAALDSDPIRRRRAQFLLGEALAKQGAWEPAIAAYQAYLQADGSAQSEAWERIGRAYQGLQAWDQAEEAYLHAVETAPDIPTVARLREEIAQMWLGQGQPEKALAQYEAILEVARNPGYRAEILFRAGEALRALGRTGEAIERYQAAADTAPTSGYAHQALVALLDLGAPVDEYQRGVINFYNGVYQLAVAALERYVGADPDARGGQAYDFMARAYHALGLYHEAIATWDRVIEQFPQCPCWGQAWLRRAAAQARLGDIAGARAGLQTFAATYPQHELAAEALAQAARLLEDAGDCDGAAKEYRELQARYPTSKQGAESLFSAGLCMYRLKRYADAEADWRHLLNAYPAGGIELMAKTRLWLGKALLAAGKPERAVDLWRALARQPETYYGQRALALAQTAGLDLGIALPPASPPTPSDQEAAEAWLRTWIANPPAEPLAVLPPSLAQDPLLARGQELLDLGLTQEGLNALNQLRLRYQDDPLAMYRLSLLFRELHAYKLSIQCAERLIALSPNRLSEVPVFIQRLAYPTYFADLIEAEASARGLDPLLLYAMIRQESLFETSATSSAAAHGLMQIIPSTGEWIASRLGWPGYRRELLYRPYVSVKFGAYYLWSALQMLEGNLMAALAGYNAGPGNAAWWLEKADGDDDLFFLEITLSEPRVYLQRILAYYATYRRLYSTAKSAP from the coding sequence ATGAGTAAACTACGTTTCACCCTTGTGTTTTGCGTCTTTTCGCTATTGGCGCTCGGCTCGCTGGTTGGTTGTGGGCGCACTCGGTCTGAGCAGGTGAGTGTAGTGACGACATCCCCTGCTTCTGAGTTCCTTGATGCCCCTACCTCGACTTCAACGCCTACCATCCCATTTCTATCATCGCCTACTGCCAGCCCTACCGCTACCCCGACCCCTTCGCCGACGAGTACACCTACCCCGACTGACACGCCCACTGCAACGCCTACTCAGCCATCGTCACAACGGTTATCCCTCGCCCTTCAGCTTCAGATCGAGGGACAGCACGACCGCGCTCGACGCCTCTTCGCCGAGCTGATGGCTGCGCCCGAGGATGCCTCCATCGTGGACCAGGCGCGCTTCGGACTGGCGCGGTCCTATCTGGCCGATGGGTATTACCAGGAGGCTGCTGAGCTCCTGGCCCAGGTAGCTGCGCTCGATTCAGATCCCATCCGTCGGCGTCGAGCACAGTTCCTGCTGGGTGAGGCCCTGGCCAAACAGGGGGCCTGGGAGCCAGCGATCGCCGCGTATCAGGCCTATCTACAAGCAGATGGGTCAGCTCAGTCGGAAGCGTGGGAGCGCATTGGACGAGCGTATCAAGGGTTGCAGGCCTGGGACCAGGCGGAGGAAGCCTATCTCCACGCCGTCGAAACCGCGCCGGATATCCCAACCGTGGCACGCCTGCGCGAGGAGATCGCCCAGATGTGGTTGGGGCAGGGACAGCCGGAGAAAGCGCTGGCCCAGTATGAGGCGATCCTGGAGGTAGCGCGCAATCCTGGCTACCGCGCCGAGATCCTCTTCCGAGCCGGCGAGGCGCTTCGCGCGCTGGGTCGGACGGGCGAGGCGATTGAGCGCTATCAAGCTGCCGCTGATACAGCCCCCACCAGCGGTTATGCTCACCAAGCGCTGGTGGCGTTGCTCGACCTGGGTGCTCCGGTGGATGAATATCAGCGAGGTGTCATCAACTTCTACAATGGCGTATACCAACTCGCAGTGGCTGCGCTGGAGCGCTATGTGGGCGCCGATCCGGACGCGCGCGGCGGCCAGGCTTATGATTTCATGGCCCGCGCCTACCACGCGTTGGGCCTCTATCACGAGGCCATCGCCACCTGGGATCGCGTCATCGAGCAGTTTCCACAGTGCCCATGCTGGGGACAGGCCTGGCTGCGCCGTGCGGCTGCCCAGGCCCGCTTGGGTGACATCGCCGGGGCGCGTGCGGGATTGCAAACGTTCGCTGCCACGTATCCACAGCACGAGTTGGCGGCTGAGGCGTTGGCGCAAGCCGCCCGGCTGCTCGAGGATGCAGGTGACTGCGACGGCGCCGCCAAGGAATACCGCGAGCTCCAGGCCCGGTATCCCACTTCGAAGCAAGGCGCCGAGAGCCTGTTCTCGGCCGGGCTGTGCATGTATCGCTTGAAGCGTTACGCCGACGCAGAGGCGGATTGGCGACACCTGCTTAACGCCTATCCAGCCGGCGGCATAGAGCTGATGGCCAAAACCCGGTTGTGGCTGGGCAAGGCGCTCCTAGCCGCAGGCAAACCTGAACGTGCTGTGGACCTCTGGCGAGCGCTCGCCAGGCAGCCGGAGACGTACTACGGCCAGCGCGCGCTGGCATTGGCCCAGACGGCAGGCCTCGACTTGGGCATAGCTCTGCCTCCTGCCTCACCACCTACTCCCTCCGATCAGGAAGCCGCCGAGGCATGGCTGCGAACCTGGATTGCGAACCCGCCAGCCGAGCCCCTTGCCGTGCTGCCCCCTTCTCTGGCCCAGGATCCTTTGCTCGCGCGTGGCCAGGAGTTGTTGGACCTGGGATTGACCCAAGAGGGACTGAACGCGCTGAACCAGCTACGCCTGCGCTACCAAGACGACCCCTTAGCCATGTATCGGCTCTCCCTCCTCTTCCGCGAGTTGCATGCCTACAAACTATCCATTCAGTGCGCCGAGCGACTGATCGCGCTCTCGCCCAATCGTCTGAGTGAGGTCCCTGTCTTCATTCAGCGCCTAGCTTACCCGACGTATTTCGCCGATCTAATCGAGGCGGAGGCGTCTGCGCGCGGCTTAGATCCGCTGCTGTTGTACGCGATGATCCGCCAAGAGAGCCTGTTCGAGACGAGCGCTACCTCCAGCGCGGCCGCGCACGGGCTAATGCAGATCATCCCGTCCACGGGCGAATGGATCGCTAGCCGTCTGGGATGGCCAGGCTATCGGAGAGAGCTACTTTACCGCCCCTACGTATCCGTGAAATTCGGAGCCTATTACCTGTGGTCGGCTCTGCAGATGCTGGAGGGGAACCTAATGGCGGCGCTGGCAGGATATAACGCCGGGCCGGGCAATGCCGCGTGGTGGCTGGAGAAAGCCGACGGCGATGACGATCTATTCTTTCTCGAGATCACCCTTTCGGAGCCGCGGGTATACCTTCAGCGCATCCTAGCCTACTACGCCACCTATCGTCGGCTCTATAGCACAGCCAAGTCAGCTCCTTGA
- a CDS encoding bifunctional homocysteine S-methyltransferase/methylenetetrahydrofolate reductase: MALSFLERLARGPILCDGAMGTMLYARGISFHHCFDELNLSRPEIVLDIHRAYVEAGAEILETNTFGANRIKLAEHQLADRVSEINTAGVALAQQARRESGRSVYIAASVGPLGQHLAPLGKLTPTDANAIFREQIAALAEAGADLIILETFSALDELREAVLAARAVCHLPIVASATFAQDGRTLLGHNPVEVATALRELKVDVIGVNCSTGPSGVLSVIEQMQPVVDGIPLLAQPNAGWPQHYQQRLIYPAAPGYFADYARRFLQKGVAIVGGCCGTTPEHIRAMRRAVDAVLAGSVPIEPTSWPGVAMQEPEPPAPSLPIRPTQLAQKLHKGKFVVAVEVDPPKGFNPERILAGARLLREAGADVINVADSPMARMRMSPWAIAHLIQSETGVETVLHFPTRGRNLLRVQGDLLAAHALGVRNVFVVMGDPPSIGDYPQATDAYDLAPSGLVQLIKERFNQGIDQAGNSIGQPTAFFVGVALSMDAPDPQREIKVFQRKIKAGADFALTQPIYDANILRRFYEQFGPSPIPILVGILPLYNIRHAEFLQNEVPGIHIPEPVLERIRRATDPAAEGIRIAQEIVRAVREIAQGIYIMPPFGRFDVAVEVMAALER, translated from the coding sequence ATGGCGCTTTCGTTTCTAGAGCGACTAGCGCGCGGGCCCATCCTCTGCGATGGAGCGATGGGCACAATGCTGTACGCGCGTGGCATATCCTTCCATCACTGCTTCGATGAGCTGAACCTATCCAGGCCTGAGATCGTCCTGGACATCCATCGCGCTTACGTGGAAGCCGGCGCCGAGATCTTGGAGACCAACACCTTCGGCGCGAACCGCATCAAGCTGGCCGAACATCAACTGGCCGATCGGGTGAGCGAGATCAACACTGCTGGTGTTGCGTTAGCACAACAGGCGCGCCGGGAATCAGGACGCTCGGTCTACATCGCGGCATCGGTGGGCCCCTTAGGACAGCACCTAGCCCCCCTAGGCAAATTGACCCCTACCGACGCGAATGCCATCTTCCGAGAACAGATCGCCGCGCTGGCGGAAGCAGGCGCTGATCTCATCATCCTAGAGACGTTTAGCGCGCTCGACGAGCTGCGCGAGGCGGTGTTGGCGGCCCGCGCCGTATGCCACCTGCCCATCGTCGCCTCGGCTACGTTCGCCCAGGACGGACGCACCCTTCTCGGACATAACCCGGTGGAAGTGGCTACGGCCCTACGAGAGCTCAAAGTGGACGTCATCGGCGTCAATTGCAGCACCGGGCCGTCAGGCGTGCTCTCTGTGATCGAGCAGATGCAGCCAGTAGTGGACGGCATCCCCTTGCTGGCGCAGCCCAACGCGGGATGGCCCCAGCACTATCAGCAACGTCTGATCTATCCCGCCGCGCCGGGATATTTCGCCGATTACGCGCGCCGCTTCCTCCAGAAGGGGGTGGCCATCGTCGGAGGCTGCTGCGGCACGACGCCTGAGCACATCCGCGCGATGCGCCGAGCAGTAGACGCTGTCCTAGCCGGCAGCGTTCCCATCGAGCCAACGAGCTGGCCCGGAGTTGCCATGCAGGAGCCGGAGCCGCCGGCCCCCTCCCTTCCTATCAGGCCTACCCAGCTCGCCCAGAAGCTGCACAAAGGGAAATTCGTCGTCGCGGTAGAAGTAGACCCGCCCAAAGGCTTTAACCCGGAACGCATTCTGGCAGGCGCTCGTCTCCTGCGAGAAGCTGGAGCGGACGTCATCAACGTCGCCGACAGCCCCATGGCGCGCATGCGCATGAGTCCATGGGCGATCGCTCACCTCATTCAGTCGGAGACGGGTGTAGAGACCGTGTTGCACTTCCCAACCCGCGGCCGCAATCTGCTGCGGGTGCAGGGCGATCTGCTGGCTGCCCACGCGCTGGGAGTACGCAACGTGTTCGTCGTCATGGGTGACCCCCCCAGCATCGGCGACTACCCACAGGCTACAGACGCCTACGACTTAGCCCCTTCCGGGCTGGTCCAGTTGATCAAGGAGCGCTTCAACCAAGGGATAGACCAAGCCGGTAACTCCATCGGCCAGCCCACCGCGTTTTTCGTCGGCGTGGCGCTGAGCATGGACGCCCCGGATCCCCAACGGGAAATTAAGGTATTCCAACGCAAGATCAAGGCAGGTGCAGACTTCGCGCTGACCCAACCGATCTACGACGCCAATATCCTCCGCCGCTTTTACGAGCAATTCGGCCCTTCGCCGATCCCGATTCTAGTGGGCATTCTGCCGCTGTACAACATCCGCCACGCCGAGTTCTTGCAAAACGAGGTACCTGGCATTCACATCCCGGAGCCAGTGCTGGAGCGCATACGGCGGGCAACGGACCCGGCTGCCGAAGGGATCCGCATCGCCCAAGAGATCGTGCGAGCTGTGCGTGAGATCGCCCAAGGCATCTATATCATGCCGCCCTTTGGCCGTTTTGATGTAGCAGTGGAGGTAATGGCAGCGCTAGAGAGATAA
- a CDS encoding cytidylate kinase-like family protein, whose translation MAVVTISRELGSEGTRIAEEVARALGAECVDKEVLAEMARQAGLPVEVIAQAEERLLSRPTLVSQDMRSLFSKGQAARSGPMDEATYIEQMSQAIRALAERGNIVFLGRGAQLILQDRPDALHVHLYAPIEARARRIQQRRGLPDLETAIHVVQQADEQRRSWFRRFFSGADWKNPRYYHLMIDTSRIPPDLAASLIVQAARAISAAGTTGQ comes from the coding sequence ATGGCCGTCGTGACCATTTCACGTGAGCTGGGATCAGAAGGCACGCGCATCGCCGAGGAGGTCGCGCGCGCATTGGGCGCGGAATGCGTGGACAAAGAAGTGTTGGCAGAGATGGCCCGCCAGGCAGGGCTTCCGGTGGAGGTGATCGCCCAGGCGGAGGAGCGGCTGTTGTCACGGCCGACGCTAGTGAGCCAAGACATGCGCTCGCTTTTCTCCAAGGGTCAAGCGGCGCGCTCGGGGCCGATGGACGAGGCTACTTACATAGAGCAGATGTCTCAGGCGATCCGAGCGCTGGCCGAGCGTGGCAACATTGTGTTTCTAGGTCGAGGTGCACAGCTGATCTTACAGGATCGGCCAGACGCGCTTCACGTGCATCTATATGCTCCCATCGAGGCGCGCGCCCGCCGCATTCAACAGCGGCGAGGATTGCCCGACCTAGAGACAGCCATACATGTCGTCCAACAGGCCGATGAACAACGCCGGAGCTGGTTTCGCCGCTTCTTCTCAGGCGCTGACTGGAAGAATCCCCGTTACTATCACCTGATGATAGACACTAGCCGCATCCCACCAGATCTGGCAGCCTCCTTGATCGTTCAAGCCGCCCGGGCCATCTCCGCCGCTGGGACGACGGGCCAATGA